A region from the Cannabis sativa cultivar Pink pepper isolate KNU-18-1 chromosome 9, ASM2916894v1, whole genome shotgun sequence genome encodes:
- the LOC133031470 gene encoding uncharacterized protein LOC133031470, which translates to METSGIFSVKSAYKHLQSAHGNWSIMDDVSSWIKLWKLEVPPKVLHFLWRAISGCLPTKVQLQTKYVNVDLHCPFCLNSYETISHVLMECQFAKSCWNLASSSVVHGFNHDYSSWFSKVLDSNSAKVSADAAMQWSAAHSQKLGPFLVFGSHTGLELWKKPLSNSIKVNVDGAIFATEHKYGFVLCGTWSLWEIN; encoded by the exons ATGGAAACATCGGGTATTTTTTCTGTTAAAAGTGCGTATAAACACTTACAATCTGCTCATGGCAATTGGTCCATTATGGATGATGTTTCTAGTTGGATAAAGCTGTGGAAATTGGAGGTTCCCCCCAAGGTTCTGCACTTTTTGTGGCGTGCCATTTCAGGATGTTTGCCAACTAAAGTGCAGTTGCAAACTAAGTATGTAAATGTGGATCTACATTGTCCTTTCTGCCTTAATTCTTATGAGACTATATCACATGTGCTTATGGAGTGTCAATTTGCAAAATCTTGCTGGAATTTGGCTAGCTCGAGTGTGGTTCACGGGTTTAACCATGATTATAGCAGCTGGTTTTCTAAGGTTCTTGATTCTAATTCCGCAAAGGTTTCTGCTGATGCTGCTATG CAATGGAGTGCTGCTCATTCTCAAAAGCTTGGCCCGTTTCTGGTTTTTGGTTCACATACTGGTTTGGAGCTATGGAAAAAACCTTTGTCAAACTCCATTAAAGTGAACGTGGATGGTGCTATCTTTGCGACGGAACACAAGTATGGATTTGTGTTGTGTGGCACATGGAGCTTATGGGAAATTAATTGA